The Cucumis melo cultivar AY chromosome 6, USDA_Cmelo_AY_1.0, whole genome shotgun sequence genome includes a region encoding these proteins:
- the LOC103483195 gene encoding cyclic nucleotide-gated ion channel 1, producing the protein MSKCMGSQMPKSVRFGGYPYRSRLSPGSILESIETIFSSISEWFRRLIIILAFKHSGDQSVKKPKFWKKILDPHKPFLQRWNKIFVLSSVIAVAVDPLFFYVPVFDGKDQCLAMDRQLIIIACVLRSFIDLFYLLHMIFEFRTGFLPPSLPVFGSGELIKDPVKIAKKYLFSNFLIDFLSIIPLPQLLVLAIIPAVKGPIPLKTKDAVKMAVLLQYIPRLLRIYPLYREVTRTSGILTETAWSGAAFNLLIYMLASHVVGAIWYLLSIERQAKCWVQACKEDDINCTAKFLYCGNHKRNAYPSINKTCFPKDSEDGKDGFEFGIYAEALKFNLTDTMSFRRKFCYSFWWALRNVGSSGQNLEVSHYMGEVFFAVFIAILGLVLFAFLISNIQKYLQSATVKVEQMRINRRDAEHWMAHRMLPDELRYRIRRYDQYKWQLNRGVKEEELISNLPKDLRRDIKRHLCLAQLKKVPLFSSMDKQLLDAMCEYLRPVLFTEKSFIMQEGDPIDMMLFIMKGKLATIIGCDWKNDLYSATLNAGDFCGEELVHWAMDPTTNTSSLPISKRTVETLTEVEAFALKANELKFVTSQFHSQQLNSKHFQFSVRFHSHQWNVWAAYKIQEAWHDYRERKQRGGGDGRFQDAFAKIVGPSTSFIATLYASIFISHLLQVMQRNQPQQTPQVTRVMTLPPPPKPEDEQNKADFTILDH; encoded by the exons ATGTCCAAGTGTATGGGTTCCCAGATGCCAAAATCTGTAAG ATTTGGAGGTTACCCATACAGAAGTAGACTGTCTCCAGGGTCAATATTGGAAAGCATAGAGACTATATTTTCAAGTATTTCTGAATGGTTTAGAAGATTAATTATAATCTTAGCCTTCAAGCATTCAGGTGATCAGTCAGTAAAGAAACCAAAATTTTGGAAGAAAATTCTTGATCCACATAAGCCATTTCTTCAGCGATGGAACAAGATATTTGTGCTCTCCTCTGTCATAGCAGTAGCTGTGGATCCTCTCTTCTTTTACGTCCCAGTGTTCGATGGAAAAGATCAATGCCTAGCCATGGACCGACAACTTATAATCATTGCTTGTGTTCTTCGTTCATTCATCGATTTATTTTATCTACTCCACATGATCTTTGAGTTTCGAACCGGTTTTCTCCCTCCATCTTTACCAGTTTTTGGAAGTGGTGAATTAATCAAAGATCCAGTAAAAATAGCAAAGAAATATCTTTTCTCAAACTTCTTGATCGATTTCTTATCCATTATCCCCTTGCCTcag CTTTTGGTATTAGCAATCATACCTGCAGTGAAAGGCCCGATTCCCTTGAAAACGAAGGATGCCGTGAAGATGGCAGTTCTTTTGCAATATATTCCAAGACTTCTCCGAATATATCCACTATACAGAGAAGTAACCAGAACTTCTGGCATACTGACAGAAACTGCATGGAGTGGAGCTGCCTTCAATCTCCTCATTTATATGCTAGCTAGTCAT GTAGTTGGTGCCATTTGGTATTTATTATCAATAGAACGACAAGCCAAATGCTGGGTCCAAGCATGCAAGGAAGATGACATTAACTGTACTGCAAAGTTTTTGTACTGTGGAAATCATAAAAGGAATGCGTACCCGTCTATAAATAAGACTTGCTTTCCTAAAGACTCTGAGGATGGAAAAGACGGCTTCGAGTTCGGAATTTATGCTGAAGCTCTTAAGTTTAACTTAACTGATACGATGAGTTTTCGCCGTAAATTCTGCTATTCTTTTTGGTGGGCTCTGCGAAATGTTGG CTCTAGTGGACAAAATCTTGAAGTAAGCCATTACATGGGAGAGGTTTTTTTTGCTGTCTTCATTGCCATCCTTGGTTTGGTTTTATTCGCATTTCTCATTAGCAATATTCAG AAATATCTGCAGTCAGCAACTGTTAAAGTAGAGCAGATGAGAATTAACCGAAGAGATGCTGAGCATTGGATGGCACACCGTATGCTCCCAGACGAGTTGAGGTATCGTATTCGACGATATGATCAGTACAAATGGCAGCTAAATAGAGGAGTCAAGGAAGAGGAACTCATCAGCAACCTTCCTAAAGACCTCAGAAGAGACATCAAACGTCACCTTTGCTTGGCGCAGCTTAAGAAA GTGCCACTTTTTAGCAGCATGGATAAACAACTGTTGGACGCAATGTGCGAATATCTTAGGCCAGTGTTATTCACAGAGAAGAGCTTCATTATGCAAGAGGGTGACCCAATTGATATGATGCTATTTATCATGAAAGGAAAACTGGCTACCATTATCGGTTGTGATTGGAAAAACGACCTGTACTCGGCCACTCTTAATGCTGGCGATTTCTGTGGTGAAGAGCTAGTTCATTGGGCAATGGATCCCACCACCAACACTTCTTCTCTTCCCATTTCAAAAAGAACAGTTGAAACTCTAACTGAAGTTGAAGCCTTCGCTCTAAAGGCTAACGAGTTGAAATTTGTAACTAGTCAGTTCCACTCCCAGCAACTCAATAGCAAACACTTCCAATTCTCAGTGAG GTTCCACTCTCATCAATGGAACGTTTGGGCAGCCTACAAAATACAAGAAGCTTGGCACGATTATCGCGAAAGAAAGCAGAGGGGGGGTGGAGATGGTAGATTTCAAGATGCATTTGCTAAAATAGTTGGCCCCTCGACGAGCTTTATCGCCACTCTATATGCATCCATATTCATATCCCATCTACTGCAGGTCATGCAGAGAAATCAACCCCAGCAAACTCCCCAAGTCACACGCGTGATGACACTACCGCCACCCCCGAAGCCAGAAGATGAGCAAAACAAGGCAGACTTCACCATCTTGGATCATTAA
- the LOC103483194 gene encoding cyclic nucleotide-gated ion channel 1-like, whose amino-acid sequence MSIFKCSRKPKPVRPKYPRDFFVKFGATQQKKWPERILEKMERLLSVVRKKTLDPQEPFLQQWNKIFVVSCVIAVAADPLFFYIPVFNRQHQCLTTDRPLMIIACILRSFIDIFYLLHIIFEFRTGFLPSSLPEPGSAELIRGLADIAKRYLSSNFTIDILSILPLPQLLVLVITPALKGSFPMKTKKFVKIAVLLQYIPRLLRIYPLYKEVVRTSGILTERAWSGAAFNLLIYLQASHVVGALWYLFSVEQQARCWHEACKKINCTSNFLYCGDPNGQAYLFIDAYCSHKESEGDNAFDFGMYAEAFKFHLTETMSFRRKFIHSFWWALRNVSSSGQNLEVSDYMGEVLFAIFISILGLVLFALLVSNIQKYLQSSNARVEQMRINRRAIENWMRQRMLPKPLRRRIRQFDEYKWQLNRGVKEEEVMNDLPINLKRDIKPLLRLDACLVNLKKVPLFSNIDDRLLDLMHGDLKPVLFTEDSIILLENKPIDMMVFIIKGKLRATSRRNISNYVSKSDVVLEAGDFYGEELIPWAMANHITPHPISTSTIKSLT is encoded by the exons ATGTCCATATTTAAGTGTTCCCGGAAACCAAAACCTGTAAG GCCTAAATATCCACGTGATTTCTTTGTCAAATTTGGAGCTACCCAACAAAAGAAATGGCCGGAGAGAATATTGGAGAAAATGGAGAGACTATTGTCTGTTGTTCGGAAGAAAACTCTTGATCCACAGGAGCCATTCCTTCAGCAATGGAACAAAATATTTGTGGTGTCTTGTGTCATAGCAGTCGCTGCAGACCCTCTCTTCTTTTACATCCCAGTGTTTAATAGACAACATCAATGCCTAACCACTGATCGCCCCCTTATGATCATTGCTTGCATTCTCCGTTCATTCATTGACATATTTTATCTACTTCACATCATCTTTGAATTTCGAACGGGTTTTCTGCCCTCTTCTTTACCTGAACCAGGAAGTGCTGAATTAATTCGAGGTCTAGCAGATATAGCAAAGAGATACCTGTCTTCAAACTTCACtatcgatatcttatccattCTTCCACTACCTCAG CTTTTGGTACTGGTTATCACACCTGCATTGAAAGGCTCGTTTCCAATGAAGACAAAGAAGTTTGTAAAGATTGCAGTTCTTTTGCAGTACATCCCACGGCTTCTCCGAATATATCCACTATACAAAGAAGTAGTCAGAACTTCTGGCATACTAACAGAGAGAGCCTGGAGTGGAGCTGCCTTCAATCTCCTTATTTATTTGCAAGCTAGTCAT GTAGTTGGTGCCCTTTGGTATTTGTTTTCTGTAGAACAACAAGCAAGATGCTGGCATGAGGCATGTAAGAAAATTAACTGTACAAGCAATTTTCTGTATTGTGGAGATCCCAACGGACAAGCTTACCTGTTTATAGATGCGTATTGCTCTCATAAAGAGTCTGAAGGTGACAATGCCTTTGATTTTGGAATGTATGCTGAAGCCTTTAAGTTCCACTTAACTGAGACGATGAGTTTTCGCCGCAAATTCATTCATTCTTTCTGGTGGGCTCTGCGAAATGTTAG CTCTAGTGGACAAAACCTTGAAGTAAGCGATTACATGGGGGAGGTTCTTTTTGCTATCTTTATCTCCATCCTCGGTTTGGTTTTATTTGCGTTACTTGTTAGCAACATTCAG AAATATCTGCAGTCAAGTAATGCTAGAGTAGAGCAGATGAGAATTAACCGAAGAGCTATCGAGAACTGGATGCGACAACGAATGCTCCCGAAGCCATTGAGACGGCGTATTAGACAATTTGATGAGTACAAGTGGCAGCTAAATAGGGGAGTTAAGGAAGAGGAAGTGATGAATGACCTTCCAATAAACCTCAAAAGAGACATCAAACCTCTTCTTCGCTTGGATGCTTGCTTGGTTAATCTTAAGAAA GTGCCACTTTTTAGTAACATTGATGACCGACTATTAGACTTAATGCACGGAGATCTCAAGCCGGTGTTATTCACAGAGGATAGCATCATTTTGCTAGAGAACAAACCAATTGATATGATGGTGTTTATCATAAAAGGAAAGCTGCGTGCTACAAGTCGTAGGAATATCAGTAATTACGTTTCCAAGTCCGACGTCGTACTCGAGGCTGGCGACTTTTACGGTGAAGAGCTAATTCCATGGGCAATGGCAAACCACATCACTCCTCATCCAATTTCAACCAGCACAATTAAATCTCTGACCTAA
- the LOC103483193 gene encoding cyclic nucleotide-gated ion channel 1-like: MPNSARYEGYQYRSRLSPESILESIERRFSSVSDWFRGISTIFGFKHSGDQSVKKPKFWKKILDPNKPFLQQWNKIFVLSSVIAVAVDPLFFYIAGIDKKLYCLTVDRHLMIIACVLRSFFDLFYILHIIFEFRTGFLPPSLPVFGSGELIKDPAKIAKKYLSSNFLIDILSILPLPQLLVLAILPAAKGYTPLKSRNFLNIANILQYIPRIFRIYPLYREVTRTSGILTETAWSGAAFNLLIYIQAGHVVGAVWYSLSIKRQIKCWFNECKNDNKCLHNFLYCEDPKGQTNSTINEYCSPRKLDDGKHFEFGMFDEALKFQLTTTTNFCRKLFYSFWWALQNVSSSGQNLKVSKYMEEVLFSVFIAILGLVLFALLISNIQKYLQSATVKIEQMRINRRDAEHWMAHRMLPEELRQRIRRYDQYKWQLNRGVKEEELICNLPKDLRRDIKQHLCLAHLKKVPLFSGMDKQLLDSMCEYLKPVLFTKKSFILQEGDTIDMMLFIMKGELATITTCGWKNDPYLGTLKAGDFCGEELVQWAMDPSSTCLPISNRTIKTLTEVEAFALNGNELESVTSQFRYQRLNSKQFQLSVRFYSHQWRVWAAYKIQEAWEDYRERKRRGGGDGRFQDALAKIVGTSANFSATLYASIFISYLLQSVQRDQPQQTPQVTRVTNLSAPPKPNDEHNNPNFPILDL, from the exons ATGCCAAATTCTGCAAG ATATGAAGGTTACCAATACAGAAGCAGACTGTCTCCAGAGTCAATATTGGAAAGCATAGAGAGAAGATTTTCAAGTGTTTCTGATTGGTTTAGAGGAATAAGTACAATCTTTGGCTTCAAGCATTCAGGTGATCAGTCGGTAAAGAAAccaaaattttggaaaaaaattctTGATCCAAATAAGCCATTTCTTCAGCAATGGAACAAGATATTTGTGCTCTCCTCTGTCATAGCAGTGGCCGTGGATCCTCTCTTCTTTTACATCGCAGGGATCGATAAAAAACTTTATTGCCTAACCGTGGACCGACATCTGATGATCATTGCTTGTGTTCTTCGTTCATTCTTCGACTTATTTTATATACTGCACATAATCTTTGAATTTCGAACCGGTTTTCTCCCCCCATCTTTACCGGTTTTTGGAAGTGGTGAGTTAATCAAAGATCCAGCAAAAATAGCAAAGAAATATCTCTCTTCAAACTTCTTgatcgatatcttatccattCTCCCACTGCCTCAG CTTTTGGTATTAGCAATCTTACCTGCAGCAAAAGGCTATACTCCTTTGAAGTCAAGGAACTTCCTGAACATTGCAAATATTTTGCAATATATTCCAAGAATTTTTCGAATCTATCCACTCTATAGAGAAGTAACCAGAACTTCTGGCATACTGACAGAAACAGCTTGGAGTGGAGCTGCTTTCAATCTCCTCATCTATATACAAGCTGGTCAT GTAGTTGGTGCCGTTTGGTATTCGTTATCAATCAAACGGCAGATCAAATGTTGGTTCAACGAATGCAAGAATGATAATAAATGTCTCCACAATTTTTTGTACTGTGAAGATCCAAAAGGACAAACAAACTCGACTATAAATGAGTATTGCTCTCCTAGAAAGCTTGACGATGGAAAACACTTCGAGTTTGGGATGTTTGATGAAGCCCTTAAGTTTCAATTAACCACGACAACGAATTTTTGCCGGAAATTATTCTATTCCTTCTGGTGGGCTTTGCAAAATGTCAG CTCTAGTGGACAAAACCTTAAAGTAAGCAAGTACATGGAGGAGGTTCTTTTTTCTGTCTTCATCGCCATCCTTGGTTTGGTTTTATTTGCGTTACTTATTAGTAACATTCAG AAATACCTGCAGTCGGCAACTGTTAAAATAGAGCAGATGAGAATTAACCGAAGAGATGCCGAGCATTGGATGGCACATCGTATGCTCCCAGAGGAGTTGAGGCAACGTATTCGTCGATATGATCAGTACAAATGGCAGCTAAATAGGGGAGTTAAGGAAGAGGAACTCATCTGTAACCTTCCTAAAGACCTTAGGAGAGACATCAAACAACACCTTTGCTTGGCCCATCTCAAGAAA GTGCCACTTTTTAGCGGCATGGACAAACAACTGTTAGACTCGATGTGTGAATATCTCAAGCCTGTGTTATTTACAAAGAAGAGCTTCATTCTGCAAGAGGGTGACACAATTGATATGATGCTATTTATCATGAAAGGAGAGCTGGCTACCATTACTACTTGTGGTTGGAAAAATGACCCGTACTTGGGCACTCTTAAAGCTGGTGACTTTTGTGGTGAAGAGCTAGTTCAATGGGCAATGGATCCCAGCTCCACTTGTCTTCCCATTTCAAATAGAACAATTAAAACTCTTACTGAGGTTGAAGCCTTTGCCCTAAATGGTAATGAGCTGGAATCTGTAACTAGTCAGTTCCGCTACCAGCGCCTCAATAGCAAGCAGTTCCAACTCTCAGTGAG GTTCTATTCTCATCAATGGAGAGTTTGGGCAGCCTACAAAATACAAGAAGCTTGGGAGGATTACCGTGAAAGAAAGCGGAGGGGAGGTGGAGATGGCAGGTTTCAAGATGCATTAGCTAAAATAGTTGGCACCTCAGCGAACTTTAGTGCCACTCTGTATGCATCCATATTCATATCCTATCTACTGCAATCTGTGCAGCGAGATCAACCCCAGCAAACTCCCCAAGTAACACGAGTGACAAATCTATCGGCGCCTCCGAAGCCAAATGATGAGCATAACAACCCAAATTTCCCCATCTTGGATCTTTAA
- the LOC103483196 gene encoding uncharacterized protein LOC103483196 isoform X3, with protein MKTAQRAQDTKKALDETENNLPNNKTEAPITDAGSVSGSNNDGKKVSHQDIEFVQNLIERCLQLYMNRDEVVKTLLNRARIDPGFTSLVWQKLEEENADFFRAYYIRLKLKKQILLFNHLLEHQYRLMNYSMPPKVPLAPMQNGIHPISVNNLPMGYPVLQQPPISMPGQPHLDTMGSGMSSCHVVNGVPAPSNFHPIRMNSGNDMLMNSEADVVPVIPPNGNMSSLSEMSLSPTSVASSGHFSFTAPEISGIGVDTSALDTAFTSDMVSSVGLQLSQDGGAGNSRDSLRSLDQIQWNFNLDFTTDLSNLGDLGPLGNYPGSPFLPSDSEILIDSPEQEDIVEEFFVDSVPGPPDEEKS; from the exons ATGAAGACGGCACAG AGAGCTCAAGATACAAAAAAAGCTTTGGATGAAACTGAAAATAACCTACCAAACAACAAAACTGAGGCTCCTATAACAGACGCAGGTTCAGTATCTGGCTCAAACAATGATGGCAAAAAAGTTTCTCACCAAGATATTGAATTT GTCCAGAATTTAATAGAGCGGTGCCTACAATTGTATATGAATAGAGATGAGGTAGTTAAGACCCTGCTGAATCGTGCAAGGATAGATCCTGGATTTACGTCATTAG TTTGGCAGAAGCTGGAAGAAGAGAATGCTGATTTTTTCAGAGCTTATTACATAAGGTTAAAATTGAAAAAGCAAATCCTCCTTTTTAATCATTTGCTTGAACATCAATACCGTCTCATGAACTATTCCATGCCTCCCAAAGTTCCATTAGCTCCTATGCAGAATGGAATTCATCCTATATCTG TTAACAACTTACCAATGGGATATCCAGTCCTTCAACAACCGCCTATTTCAATGCCAGGTCAACCCCATTTGGATACCATGGGCTCTGGAATGTCAAGCTGCCATGTTGTTAATGGAGTTCCTGCACCTAGTAACTTCCATCCTATTAGGATGAACTCTGGGAACGA TATGTTGATGAACAGCGAGGCTGATGTGGTTCCTGTTATTCCACCAAACGGTAACATGTCCTCCCTTTCAGAGATGTCTCTGAGTCCTACATCAGTGGCATCCAGTGGTCATTTCTCATTCACTGCTCCAGAAATATCCGGAATTGGAGTAGATACTTCTGCACTCGATACTGCATTTACATCAGACATGGTAAGTTCAGTGGGTTTGCAACTTTCACAAGATGGTGGAGCTGGAAATTCTAGGGATTCTCTCAGATCATTGGATCAGATACAGTGGAATTTTAACCTGGATTTTACAACAGATCTATCGAATTTGGGAG ATTTAGGACCATTAGGTAACTACCCTGGTTCTCCTTTTTTGCCCTCGGACTCAGAAATTTTAATTGATTCACCGGAGCAAGAAGATATAG TGGAGGAGTTCTTTGTTGATTCCGTCCCTGGGCCGCCAGACGAAGAGAAATCCTAA
- the LOC103483196 gene encoding uncharacterized protein LOC103483196 isoform X4, producing MKTAQRAQDTKKALDETENNLPNNKTEAPITDAGSVSGSNNDGKKVSHQDIEFVQNLIERCLQLYMNRDEVVKTLLNRARIDPGFTSLVWQKLEEENADFFRAYYIRLKLKKQILLFNHLLEHQYRLMNYSMPPKVPLAPMQNGIHPISVNNLPMGYPVLQQPPISMPGQPHLDTMGSGMSSCHVVNGVPAPSNFHPIRMNSGNDEADVVPVIPPNGNMSSLSEMSLSPTSVASSGHFSFTAPEISGIGVDTSALDTAFTSDMVSSVGLQLSQDGGAGNSRDSLRSLDQIQWNFNLDFTTDLSNLGDLGPLGNYPGSPFLPSDSEILIDSPEQEDIVEEFFVDSVPGPPDEEKS from the exons ATGAAGACGGCACAG AGAGCTCAAGATACAAAAAAAGCTTTGGATGAAACTGAAAATAACCTACCAAACAACAAAACTGAGGCTCCTATAACAGACGCAGGTTCAGTATCTGGCTCAAACAATGATGGCAAAAAAGTTTCTCACCAAGATATTGAATTT GTCCAGAATTTAATAGAGCGGTGCCTACAATTGTATATGAATAGAGATGAGGTAGTTAAGACCCTGCTGAATCGTGCAAGGATAGATCCTGGATTTACGTCATTAG TTTGGCAGAAGCTGGAAGAAGAGAATGCTGATTTTTTCAGAGCTTATTACATAAGGTTAAAATTGAAAAAGCAAATCCTCCTTTTTAATCATTTGCTTGAACATCAATACCGTCTCATGAACTATTCCATGCCTCCCAAAGTTCCATTAGCTCCTATGCAGAATGGAATTCATCCTATATCTG TTAACAACTTACCAATGGGATATCCAGTCCTTCAACAACCGCCTATTTCAATGCCAGGTCAACCCCATTTGGATACCATGGGCTCTGGAATGTCAAGCTGCCATGTTGTTAATGGAGTTCCTGCACCTAGTAACTTCCATCCTATTAGGATGAACTCTGGGAACGA CGAGGCTGATGTGGTTCCTGTTATTCCACCAAACGGTAACATGTCCTCCCTTTCAGAGATGTCTCTGAGTCCTACATCAGTGGCATCCAGTGGTCATTTCTCATTCACTGCTCCAGAAATATCCGGAATTGGAGTAGATACTTCTGCACTCGATACTGCATTTACATCAGACATGGTAAGTTCAGTGGGTTTGCAACTTTCACAAGATGGTGGAGCTGGAAATTCTAGGGATTCTCTCAGATCATTGGATCAGATACAGTGGAATTTTAACCTGGATTTTACAACAGATCTATCGAATTTGGGAG ATTTAGGACCATTAGGTAACTACCCTGGTTCTCCTTTTTTGCCCTCGGACTCAGAAATTTTAATTGATTCACCGGAGCAAGAAGATATAG TGGAGGAGTTCTTTGTTGATTCCGTCCCTGGGCCGCCAGACGAAGAGAAATCCTAA
- the LOC103483196 gene encoding uncharacterized protein LOC103483196 isoform X2: MKTAQRAQDTKKALDETENNLPNNKTEAPITDAGSVSGSNNDGKKVSHQDIEFVQNLIERCLQLYMNRDEVVKTLLNRARIDPGFTSLVWQKLEEENADFFRAYYIRLKLKKQILLFNHLLEHQYRLMNYSMPPKVPLAPMQNGIHPISVNNLPMGYPVLQQPPISMPGQPHLDTMGSGMSSCHVVNGVPAPSNFHPIRMNSGNDEADVVPVIPPNGNMSSLSEMSLSPTSVASSGHFSFTAPEISGIGVDTSALDTAFTSDMVSSVGLQLSQDGGAGNSRDSLRSLDQIQWNFNLDFTTDLSNLGDLGPLGNYPGSPFLPSDSEILIDSPEQEDIGIPTLTSSKLFDITKPFFFKIKHTLRVCVSTYTYMYILFYKTNVN; encoded by the exons ATGAAGACGGCACAG AGAGCTCAAGATACAAAAAAAGCTTTGGATGAAACTGAAAATAACCTACCAAACAACAAAACTGAGGCTCCTATAACAGACGCAGGTTCAGTATCTGGCTCAAACAATGATGGCAAAAAAGTTTCTCACCAAGATATTGAATTT GTCCAGAATTTAATAGAGCGGTGCCTACAATTGTATATGAATAGAGATGAGGTAGTTAAGACCCTGCTGAATCGTGCAAGGATAGATCCTGGATTTACGTCATTAG TTTGGCAGAAGCTGGAAGAAGAGAATGCTGATTTTTTCAGAGCTTATTACATAAGGTTAAAATTGAAAAAGCAAATCCTCCTTTTTAATCATTTGCTTGAACATCAATACCGTCTCATGAACTATTCCATGCCTCCCAAAGTTCCATTAGCTCCTATGCAGAATGGAATTCATCCTATATCTG TTAACAACTTACCAATGGGATATCCAGTCCTTCAACAACCGCCTATTTCAATGCCAGGTCAACCCCATTTGGATACCATGGGCTCTGGAATGTCAAGCTGCCATGTTGTTAATGGAGTTCCTGCACCTAGTAACTTCCATCCTATTAGGATGAACTCTGGGAACGA CGAGGCTGATGTGGTTCCTGTTATTCCACCAAACGGTAACATGTCCTCCCTTTCAGAGATGTCTCTGAGTCCTACATCAGTGGCATCCAGTGGTCATTTCTCATTCACTGCTCCAGAAATATCCGGAATTGGAGTAGATACTTCTGCACTCGATACTGCATTTACATCAGACATGGTAAGTTCAGTGGGTTTGCAACTTTCACAAGATGGTGGAGCTGGAAATTCTAGGGATTCTCTCAGATCATTGGATCAGATACAGTGGAATTTTAACCTGGATTTTACAACAGATCTATCGAATTTGGGAG ATTTAGGACCATTAGGTAACTACCCTGGTTCTCCTTTTTTGCCCTCGGACTCAGAAATTTTAATTGATTCACCGGAGCAAGAAGATATAGGTATACCGACTCTTACCAGCTCAAAATTGTTTGATATAACTAAACCCttctttttcaaaatcaaacatACGTTGCGCGTGTGTGTAtctacatatacatatatgtatatattgttcTATAAGACGAATGTTAATTAG
- the LOC103483196 gene encoding uncharacterized protein LOC103483196 isoform X1, translating into MKTAQRAQDTKKALDETENNLPNNKTEAPITDAGSVSGSNNDGKKVSHQDIEFVQNLIERCLQLYMNRDEVVKTLLNRARIDPGFTSLVWQKLEEENADFFRAYYIRLKLKKQILLFNHLLEHQYRLMNYSMPPKVPLAPMQNGIHPISVNNLPMGYPVLQQPPISMPGQPHLDTMGSGMSSCHVVNGVPAPSNFHPIRMNSGNDMLMNSEADVVPVIPPNGNMSSLSEMSLSPTSVASSGHFSFTAPEISGIGVDTSALDTAFTSDMVSSVGLQLSQDGGAGNSRDSLRSLDQIQWNFNLDFTTDLSNLGDLGPLGNYPGSPFLPSDSEILIDSPEQEDIGIPTLTSSKLFDITKPFFFKIKHTLRVCVSTYTYMYILFYKTNVN; encoded by the exons ATGAAGACGGCACAG AGAGCTCAAGATACAAAAAAAGCTTTGGATGAAACTGAAAATAACCTACCAAACAACAAAACTGAGGCTCCTATAACAGACGCAGGTTCAGTATCTGGCTCAAACAATGATGGCAAAAAAGTTTCTCACCAAGATATTGAATTT GTCCAGAATTTAATAGAGCGGTGCCTACAATTGTATATGAATAGAGATGAGGTAGTTAAGACCCTGCTGAATCGTGCAAGGATAGATCCTGGATTTACGTCATTAG TTTGGCAGAAGCTGGAAGAAGAGAATGCTGATTTTTTCAGAGCTTATTACATAAGGTTAAAATTGAAAAAGCAAATCCTCCTTTTTAATCATTTGCTTGAACATCAATACCGTCTCATGAACTATTCCATGCCTCCCAAAGTTCCATTAGCTCCTATGCAGAATGGAATTCATCCTATATCTG TTAACAACTTACCAATGGGATATCCAGTCCTTCAACAACCGCCTATTTCAATGCCAGGTCAACCCCATTTGGATACCATGGGCTCTGGAATGTCAAGCTGCCATGTTGTTAATGGAGTTCCTGCACCTAGTAACTTCCATCCTATTAGGATGAACTCTGGGAACGA TATGTTGATGAACAGCGAGGCTGATGTGGTTCCTGTTATTCCACCAAACGGTAACATGTCCTCCCTTTCAGAGATGTCTCTGAGTCCTACATCAGTGGCATCCAGTGGTCATTTCTCATTCACTGCTCCAGAAATATCCGGAATTGGAGTAGATACTTCTGCACTCGATACTGCATTTACATCAGACATGGTAAGTTCAGTGGGTTTGCAACTTTCACAAGATGGTGGAGCTGGAAATTCTAGGGATTCTCTCAGATCATTGGATCAGATACAGTGGAATTTTAACCTGGATTTTACAACAGATCTATCGAATTTGGGAG ATTTAGGACCATTAGGTAACTACCCTGGTTCTCCTTTTTTGCCCTCGGACTCAGAAATTTTAATTGATTCACCGGAGCAAGAAGATATAGGTATACCGACTCTTACCAGCTCAAAATTGTTTGATATAACTAAACCCttctttttcaaaatcaaacatACGTTGCGCGTGTGTGTAtctacatatacatatatgtatatattgttcTATAAGACGAATGTTAATTAG